In Humulus lupulus chromosome 7, drHumLupu1.1, whole genome shotgun sequence, the following are encoded in one genomic region:
- the LOC133788519 gene encoding protein disulfide-isomerase 5-1, whose product MKSFSGTLVVASLLLLLSLAYHTKAEVITLTPDTFSDKVKEKDTAWFVKFCVPWCKHCKSLGSLWEDLGKLMEGEDEIEVGEVDCATSKSVCTEADIHSYPTFKLFYDGEEVAKYQGPRDVESLKIFVLEEAEKAATKAHLGHDEL is encoded by the exons ATGAAATCCTTCTCTGGTACTCTCGTTGTGGCGTCACTTCTTCTTCTCCTTAGCTTAGCATATCATACCAAAGCTGAAGTTATAACCCTGACACCGGACACTTTCTCTGACAAG GTGAAGGAGAAAGATACTGCGTGGTTTGTCAAATTCTGTGTTCCATGGTGTAAACATTG TAAGAGCTTAGGGTCCTTGTGGGAAGACCTCGGAAAGCTAATGGAAGGTGAAGATGAAATAGAAGTTGGGGAAGTTGATTGTGCTACAAGTAAATCAGTGTGCACGGAAGCTGATATTCATTCATACCCTACGTTTAAGCTATTTTATGATGGAGAAGAAGTTGCAAAATATCAAG GCCCCAGGGACGTTGAATCACTTAAAATCTTTGTTTTAGAAGAAGCTGAAAAAGCAGCTACCAAGGCACATCTTGGACATGATGAATTGTGA